In Sphingomonas sp. SUN019, one genomic interval encodes:
- a CDS encoding methyltransferase domain-containing protein has protein sequence MTLSVRAQQDELMDADDLDADTYAAVVGDLAKVNVVTMAARPTLGFLSRVTEAGGTYRLLDVGFGDGDMLRRIERWGSRHGRTFDLVGIDLNPRSERAARAHTPPGSSIRWITGDYADLAGEHWDLVISSIVVHHMTHDQLIAFLRFMEHHAAVGWLVNDLHRHGFAHWGFPILARVFGWHRIVRLDGTLSIARSYRPAEWPPILAEAGIADATVHRVFPFRLCVERRR, from the coding sequence GTGACCCTGTCCGTCCGCGCCCAGCAGGACGAATTGATGGACGCCGACGATCTGGATGCGGACACCTACGCCGCGGTCGTCGGCGATCTCGCGAAGGTCAATGTCGTGACGATGGCGGCGCGGCCAACGCTGGGTTTCCTGTCGCGCGTAACCGAGGCGGGCGGGACGTACCGCCTGCTCGACGTCGGGTTCGGTGACGGCGACATGCTGCGGCGGATCGAGCGGTGGGGTTCGCGGCACGGACGCACGTTCGATCTGGTCGGCATCGACCTGAACCCGCGCAGCGAGCGCGCAGCGCGTGCGCATACGCCGCCTGGCAGCAGCATCCGCTGGATCACCGGCGACTATGCCGATCTGGCGGGCGAACATTGGGATCTCGTCATCTCCAGCATCGTTGTGCATCATATGACACACGACCAGTTGATCGCCTTCCTGCGTTTCATGGAGCATCACGCGGCGGTCGGCTGGCTGGTCAACGACCTCCACCGACACGGTTTCGCGCATTGGGGTTTCCCGATTCTTGCGCGCGTGTTCGGCTGGCACCGTATTGTGCGGCTGGACGGCACGCTGTCGATCGCACGCAGCTATCGACCCGCCGAATGGCCGCCGATCCTGGCCGAGGCCGGCATCGCGGATGCCACAGTCCACCGCGTCTTTCCGTTCCGGCTGTGCGTCGAACGCCGACGCTGA
- a CDS encoding type III polyketide synthase: MKAEPILSAYLNAIGTAVPGHDIHHAFVAWARARLPAEKARLFDRMAARSGIDHRWSVLPATVSPVGPGGFYAAEPHPGTAARMALYAEAAPALAIKAIEALGEPPGGVTHLVVASCTGFVAPGIDQIITKRIGLSPSVERTLIGFMGCYAAVAALRTARHIVRSEPDARVLVVTVELSTLHLQATDEIEALLAMLQFGDGAAAAIVTADPRGFALGQPFATTLPDSDDLIRWDVTDRGFAMHLSGEVPARIATGLADRDFARAATGGHDPQAIDGWAVHAGGRSILDAVESALHLPRDALTESRAVLRQDGNMSSATLMFVLARLLGGPRIEQGVALAFGPGLAAEGFAFASAP, from the coding sequence TTGAAGGCCGAACCCATCTTGTCCGCTTACCTGAACGCCATCGGCACCGCGGTGCCGGGCCACGACATCCACCACGCCTTCGTGGCGTGGGCGCGTGCGCGGCTGCCGGCTGAAAAGGCGCGGCTGTTCGACCGGATGGCGGCGCGATCGGGGATCGATCACCGATGGTCGGTGCTGCCCGCCACCGTCTCCCCGGTCGGTCCGGGCGGTTTCTACGCCGCCGAACCGCATCCGGGCACAGCCGCGCGGATGGCGCTCTACGCCGAGGCCGCCCCCGCGCTCGCGATTAAGGCGATCGAAGCGCTGGGCGAGCCGCCGGGCGGCGTGACGCATCTTGTGGTGGCGAGTTGCACGGGCTTCGTCGCACCGGGCATCGACCAGATCATCACCAAACGTATCGGCCTGTCGCCGTCGGTCGAACGCACGCTGATCGGCTTCATGGGCTGCTACGCCGCGGTCGCAGCTCTTCGTACCGCCCGTCACATCGTGCGGTCTGAACCGGACGCACGGGTGCTGGTCGTAACGGTGGAACTCTCGACGCTGCACCTGCAAGCCACCGATGAGATCGAGGCGTTGTTGGCGATGCTCCAATTCGGCGACGGCGCAGCGGCCGCGATCGTCACCGCCGATCCGCGCGGCTTCGCACTCGGCCAGCCGTTCGCGACGACGCTCCCCGATTCGGACGATCTGATCCGCTGGGATGTCACCGACCGCGGCTTCGCGATGCATCTGTCAGGCGAGGTACCCGCGCGGATTGCGACGGGTCTGGCCGACCGGGATTTCGCACGCGCGGCGACCGGCGGGCATGATCCGCAGGCGATCGACGGGTGGGCGGTCCATGCCGGTGGCCGGTCGATCCTGGATGCGGTAGAAAGTGCGCTGCACCTGCCGCGCGATGCGCTGACCGAATCGCGCGCGGTGCTGCGACAGGATGGCAATATGTCGTCGGCGACCCTGATGTTCGTTCTTGCGCGCCTGCTGGGCGGTCCGCGGATTGAACAGGGCGTCGCGCTCGCCTTCGGTCCCGGCCTTGCCGCCGAAGGTTTTGCGTTCGCGAGCGCGCCGTGA
- a CDS encoding glutathione S-transferase: protein MPADDRVILHHYDASPFSEKVRLMCGLKALDWASVLTPNMLPKPDLIPLTGGYRRAPVMQIGADVYLDSQVILAELERRTPGHDRGPAWAVNFWADRAFFQTSVVVIFGRIGDRIDPAFAADRAALSGRPFDAQAMAAMAPLAEPQWRAHAAWIERALANTPFLSGDAAGIADIAAYMNVWFVANIFPELADTLLAGFPRVQDWRAKIAAIGHGTRTEITGTDALAIARDATPAAALPHDADDPQRLSPGEAVTVAADDYGRDPVAGTLVSLSPGRVTIARDTADLGKLHLHFPRAGYAVTAA, encoded by the coding sequence ATGCCGGCTGATGATCGCGTGATCCTGCACCATTACGATGCGTCGCCGTTCTCGGAGAAGGTGCGGCTGATGTGCGGGCTGAAGGCGCTCGACTGGGCGTCGGTGCTGACGCCGAACATGCTGCCCAAGCCCGACCTAATCCCGCTGACCGGCGGGTATCGCCGCGCGCCGGTGATGCAGATCGGTGCGGACGTTTACCTCGACAGTCAGGTCATCCTCGCCGAGCTGGAGCGCCGCACGCCGGGGCATGATCGCGGTCCCGCCTGGGCGGTGAATTTCTGGGCGGATCGTGCGTTCTTCCAGACCAGCGTCGTCGTGATCTTCGGGCGGATCGGTGATCGCATCGATCCCGCCTTCGCCGCCGACCGCGCGGCGCTCTCGGGTCGGCCGTTCGACGCGCAGGCGATGGCGGCGATGGCCCCGCTGGCCGAACCGCAATGGCGCGCGCACGCCGCATGGATCGAACGCGCGCTAGCGAATACGCCGTTCCTGTCGGGCGATGCGGCCGGAATCGCCGACATCGCGGCGTATATGAACGTGTGGTTCGTCGCGAACATCTTCCCCGAACTCGCCGATACATTGCTGGCGGGATTTCCGCGCGTGCAGGATTGGCGGGCGAAGATCGCCGCGATCGGGCACGGGACGCGGACCGAGATCACCGGCACAGATGCGTTGGCCATCGCGCGCGACGCGACGCCCGCCGCTGCCCTGCCGCACGACGCCGACGATCCGCAGCGGCTTTCGCCGGGCGAAGCGGTGACGGTGGCGGCCGACGACTATGGCCGTGATCCGGTCGCGGGGACATTGGTGTCACTGTCGCCCGGGCGCGTGACGATCGCGCGTGACACCGCCGATCTGGGAAAACTCCACCTCCATTTCCCGCGTGCGGGCTATGCCGTCACCGCCGCCTGA
- a CDS encoding fumarylacetoacetate hydrolase family protein — protein sequence MKLATLDNGTRDGRLVIVSRDHARAVPADGIAATLQDALERWSEVEAPLRALADRLADGEAPGAIDFVAGAALAPLPRTWQWLDGSAYDSHGALLRLISGRDAPPNDGPLMYQGLSHQFYSGTADFPTPSEANNIDFEGEFGIIVDDVPMGVTAGEAAAHIKLIVLINDWSLRGFALRESRIGFGWVQAKPPCSLAPVAITPDELGAHWRDGRVDLPLIVDWNGERFGAAGGYDMSWSFPEHVAHAARTRSLCAGTIIGGGTVSNENYREVGSSCIAERRGIETIDEGKPRTGFMKFSDRVRMEATLPNGAPLFGVIDQQVVQG from the coding sequence GTGAAACTCGCCACCCTCGACAACGGCACCCGTGACGGCCGTCTCGTGATCGTCTCGCGCGATCACGCCCGAGCGGTTCCGGCCGACGGCATCGCCGCGACGCTGCAGGACGCGCTGGAACGGTGGAGCGAGGTCGAAGCGCCGCTCCGCGCGCTGGCCGACCGGTTGGCGGACGGGGAAGCGCCCGGTGCGATCGATTTCGTCGCGGGCGCCGCGCTGGCCCCGCTGCCGCGCACGTGGCAATGGCTCGACGGATCGGCGTACGACAGCCACGGGGCGTTGCTGCGGCTGATTTCGGGGCGGGATGCGCCGCCGAACGACGGACCTTTGATGTATCAGGGCCTGTCGCACCAATTCTATTCCGGCACCGCCGATTTTCCGACGCCGAGCGAGGCGAACAACATCGATTTCGAGGGCGAGTTCGGGATTATCGTCGACGACGTGCCGATGGGCGTGACCGCCGGCGAGGCCGCGGCGCACATCAAGCTGATCGTGCTGATCAACGACTGGTCGCTGCGCGGGTTCGCCCTGCGCGAATCCAGGATCGGCTTCGGCTGGGTGCAGGCCAAGCCGCCGTGCAGCCTTGCCCCGGTTGCGATCACGCCCGACGAACTGGGCGCGCACTGGCGCGACGGCCGGGTCGACCTGCCGCTGATCGTCGACTGGAACGGCGAGCGGTTCGGGGCGGCGGGTGGCTATGACATGAGCTGGTCGTTTCCCGAACACGTCGCGCATGCCGCGCGGACGCGGTCGTTGTGCGCCGGCACGATCATCGGCGGCGGCACGGTGTCGAACGAGAACTATCGCGAGGTCGGCTCATCGTGCATCGCCGAGCGCCGCGGCATCGAGACGATCGACGAGGGCAAGCCGCGCACCGGGTTCATGAAGTTCAGCGATCGCGTGCGGATGGAGGCGACCCTGCCCAACGGCGCGCCGCTGTTCGGGGTGATCGACCAGCAGGTCGTTCAGGGATGA
- a CDS encoding TetR/AcrR family transcriptional regulator: protein MTTAAAPSKAVPKKRGKGRPVSGENDVGRERLLMATEKLLRTLPPARVTISRIAKEANADPALVRYYFGNRAALLVAVVDRVTAHAQRNVHLKDEPSVALASHIARTVQLVRRAPFLHRLLLEELAEDGTEESRARVRDMNLDLVEFYRALLRADGGGELVETDPLFLYVAVLGASDFFVSAEPLIRELVPESTDMERLTTDFQMFLGKLVLDGLRKR from the coding sequence ATGACCACGGCTGCCGCACCATCCAAGGCTGTCCCCAAGAAGCGCGGGAAAGGCCGGCCCGTCTCGGGCGAGAATGACGTCGGGCGCGAACGGCTGCTGATGGCCACCGAAAAGCTGTTGCGCACCCTGCCACCGGCGCGCGTGACGATCTCGCGCATTGCGAAAGAGGCGAACGCCGATCCTGCGCTGGTGCGCTATTATTTCGGCAATCGCGCCGCTTTGCTGGTGGCGGTTGTCGATCGCGTGACCGCGCACGCGCAGCGCAACGTCCACCTGAAGGACGAGCCGTCCGTTGCGCTGGCCAGCCATATCGCACGCACGGTTCAACTGGTTCGCCGTGCGCCGTTTCTCCACCGTCTGCTGCTCGAAGAACTGGCCGAGGACGGCACGGAGGAGTCGCGCGCCCGCGTCCGCGACATGAACCTCGACCTGGTCGAATTCTATCGCGCGTTGCTGCGCGCCGATGGCGGCGGCGAACTGGTCGAGACCGATCCTCTGTTCCTGTACGTGGCGGTGCTCGGGGCGAGCGACTTCTTCGTATCGGCGGAACCGCTGATCCGCGAACTCGTCCCCGAGAGCACCGACATGGAAAGGCTGACCACGGATTTCCAGATGTTCCTGGGCAAGCTGGTGCTCGATGGCCTGCGGAAACGCTGA
- a CDS encoding RraA family protein produces the protein MTYSADQLAEANRLGAATLHEAAGRIGALPSAIKPVASDMRVAGPAFTVHVPAGDNLWIHRALYQAASGDVLVVSTSGGIEWGYWGDILNEAAMAQRLGGLVIDGGVRDVAGLSTMAFPVFANGVCLNGTIKGYEATAWLRQPIRIGDVVVAHGDLVVGDHDGVIVLPASSVVKALDAGADRERDEANKIARIRAGERTIDIYGFGETGDPRRPN, from the coding sequence GTGACCTACAGCGCCGACCAGCTTGCCGAGGCAAACCGGCTCGGCGCGGCGACGCTGCACGAAGCGGCGGGGCGGATCGGTGCGCTGCCCTCCGCGATCAAGCCGGTCGCGTCCGACATGCGCGTCGCCGGTCCGGCGTTCACCGTTCACGTGCCCGCGGGCGACAATCTATGGATCCACCGCGCGCTCTATCAGGCCGCGTCCGGCGACGTGCTGGTCGTATCGACCAGCGGCGGAATCGAATGGGGCTATTGGGGCGACATATTGAACGAAGCGGCGATGGCGCAGCGGTTGGGTGGGCTGGTGATCGATGGCGGGGTGCGCGACGTCGCTGGGTTGTCGACGATGGCGTTCCCGGTCTTTGCCAACGGCGTTTGCCTGAACGGCACGATCAAAGGTTATGAGGCGACCGCCTGGCTTCGCCAGCCGATCCGCATCGGGGACGTTGTGGTGGCGCACGGCGATCTGGTCGTCGGCGATCACGATGGCGTAATCGTGCTCCCCGCGTCGAGCGTCGTTAAGGCGCTGGACGCCGGGGCCGATCGCGAGCGCGACGAGGCGAACAAGATCGCGCGTATCCGGGCAGGCGAGCGAACGATCGACATCTACGGCTTCGGCGAAACGGGCGATCCCCGACGGCCCAACTGA
- a CDS encoding RraA family protein — translation MRDANVARAARLDTATISDALDKLGIAGQCLDIKPLDHSYRLAGRAFTLAYAPVGHPVGTVGDFIDDVPEGDVVVIDNGGRPDATVWGDILTFTAHRRGLGGTVIDGACRDTQLALDLGYPIYSRSYSMRTGKDRVQLEATQVVITVGDVRVSPGDIVRGDSDGVVVVPQNREAEVLEVAEAIDAAEMRIRDAIAGGLRLDEARRQQQYHLLQRREAR, via the coding sequence ATGAGGGACGCCAATGTGGCACGGGCCGCAAGGCTCGACACCGCGACGATCAGCGATGCGCTCGACAAGCTCGGCATCGCGGGCCAGTGCCTCGATATCAAACCGCTGGACCACAGCTACCGGCTGGCCGGCCGCGCCTTCACCCTGGCCTATGCGCCCGTCGGCCACCCGGTCGGCACCGTAGGTGACTTTATCGACGACGTGCCCGAGGGCGACGTCGTGGTGATCGACAACGGCGGAAGGCCCGACGCGACGGTGTGGGGCGACATCCTGACCTTCACGGCGCACAGGCGCGGACTGGGCGGCACGGTGATCGACGGCGCGTGCCGCGACACGCAGCTCGCGCTCGATCTCGGCTATCCGATATACAGCCGCAGCTATTCGATGCGCACCGGCAAGGACCGGGTCCAGTTGGAGGCGACGCAGGTCGTCATCACGGTGGGCGACGTCCGCGTGTCTCCCGGCGACATCGTTCGCGGCGATTCTGACGGCGTCGTCGTCGTCCCGCAGAACCGCGAGGCCGAGGTGTTGGAGGTAGCGGAGGCGATCGACGCCGCCGAGATGCGCATCCGCGACGCCATCGCTGGCGGGCTGCGTCTCGACGAGGCGCGCAGGCAGCAGCAATATCACCTGCTACAACGCCGCGAGGCCCGGTGA
- a CDS encoding RraA family protein — translation MDDFATRLARLDACAVSDALDQLGLPPSVTGLTPRAAKGRISGSIITVKLAAGTPPEGATPRHLCTTAIEMAERCQVIVVEQRTGVECAGWGGILSNAARGRGVAGVIVEGLARDVDEAADIGFPVYARGSTARTARGRIYESATGVPVTVGDLTVATGDWVVADGSGAAFVPAARIADVLTAAERIASREARMTKAVLAGHPVSIVMGGDYEHLLETTE, via the coding sequence ATGGATGATTTCGCCACCCGCCTCGCGCGGCTAGACGCCTGCGCGGTGTCCGATGCGCTCGATCAGCTGGGCCTGCCACCTTCGGTGACGGGACTCACCCCACGTGCCGCCAAGGGACGCATCTCGGGCTCGATCATCACCGTGAAACTCGCCGCGGGCACGCCGCCGGAAGGTGCGACTCCGCGCCACCTGTGCACCACCGCGATCGAAATGGCCGAACGCTGCCAAGTGATCGTCGTCGAGCAGCGCACCGGCGTCGAATGCGCCGGTTGGGGCGGCATATTGTCGAATGCGGCGCGCGGGCGCGGCGTCGCGGGCGTCATCGTCGAGGGGCTGGCGCGCGACGTCGACGAAGCCGCCGACATCGGCTTTCCGGTTTACGCGCGGGGGAGCACCGCGCGAACCGCGCGAGGCCGCATCTACGAGAGCGCCACCGGTGTGCCCGTCACCGTCGGCGACCTGACCGTGGCGACCGGCGACTGGGTAGTCGCCGACGGCAGTGGCGCTGCGTTCGTGCCCGCCGCCCGGATCGCGGACGTGCTGACCGCCGCCGAACGGATCGCATCGCGCGAGGCGAGGATGACCAAGGCGGTGCTCGCCGGCCATCCCGTCTCGATCGTGATGGGCGGTGATTACGAGCACTTGTTGGAGACGACCGAATGA
- a CDS encoding protocatechuate 3,4-dioxygenase, translating to MAEIVLGMWTTHGPTLSTTPEEWLLRLPADHANKQHWYKTGRYDFDTLVAMRGDEGLTEKSSLQERTKRNAACRTAIDRMADVYAQAKPDVAVIFGNDQQEMFNETLMPAFTIFNGDVVWNEPSSAEQAAKHPPGIHAAESGHKPPAYTEYPGHPALANYLIRDLVSNSFDITRANRLPRLENHWHSGIGHAFGFVYRQIMRDSVVPHVPIVTNTFFPPNQPTARRCFEMGRTVGRAIKAWKSDARVAIFGSGGMSHFVIDEAFDQQIFDALAARDAEALCAIGEDWLQSGTSELKNWIAAAGALFETELAGDVVDYQPCYRSEAGTGTANGFVYWN from the coding sequence ATGGCAGAGATCGTTCTCGGCATGTGGACCACGCACGGCCCCACCCTATCGACGACGCCCGAGGAGTGGCTGCTGCGGCTGCCCGCGGATCACGCCAACAAACAGCATTGGTACAAGACCGGCCGTTACGATTTCGACACGCTGGTGGCGATGCGCGGCGATGAAGGCCTGACCGAGAAAAGCTCGCTTCAGGAGCGGACGAAGCGGAATGCCGCCTGTCGCACCGCGATTGACCGGATGGCCGACGTCTACGCGCAGGCGAAGCCCGACGTCGCGGTGATCTTCGGCAACGATCAGCAGGAGATGTTCAACGAAACGCTGATGCCGGCGTTCACGATCTTCAACGGCGATGTCGTGTGGAACGAACCATCGTCCGCCGAGCAGGCCGCGAAGCACCCGCCGGGCATCCACGCCGCGGAATCGGGCCACAAGCCGCCCGCCTACACCGAATATCCCGGCCACCCGGCACTGGCGAACTATTTGATCCGCGATCTGGTCTCGAACAGCTTCGACATCACGCGCGCGAACAGATTGCCGCGGCTGGAGAACCATTGGCACAGCGGCATCGGCCACGCCTTCGGCTTCGTCTATCGCCAGATCATGCGCGATTCCGTCGTCCCGCATGTGCCGATCGTCACCAACACCTTCTTCCCGCCGAACCAGCCGACTGCGCGCCGCTGCTTCGAGATGGGACGCACGGTCGGCCGTGCGATCAAGGCGTGGAAATCGGACGCGCGGGTCGCGATTTTCGGCTCCGGCGGCATGTCGCATTTCGTGATCGACGAGGCGTTCGACCAGCAGATATTCGACGCGCTGGCGGCCCGCGACGCTGAAGCGCTGTGCGCGATCGGCGAGGATTGGCTGCAGTCCGGTACCAGCGAGTTGAAGAACTGGATCGCGGCGGCGGGCGCGCTGTTCGAAACCGAACTTGCTGGTGATGTGGTCGACTACCAGCCTTGCTATCGTTCCGAAGCGGGCACCGGCACTGCCAACGGCTTCGTGTACTGGAACTGA
- a CDS encoding amidohydrolase family protein has product MIIDCHGHVSAPTELWAYKAGVLSHRGSHGRGKVNVSDDDIRRAANKKEMAPCGHLDMLHRHGTDLQLISPRPFQMMSSFEPARAVHWFVEECNLIIHRQMGLFPDMFVGVCGLPQVAGEPIENTLPELERCVSLGFKGCLLNPDPYENTGTHPPGLGERYWYPLYEKLCELDLPAHIHATGSRADREPYSLHFINEETTAVFNLVNSDVLVDFPDLKIVVSHGGGAIPYQIGRFEAGSINPGSTWRFSERMRKLYYDTVLYSEEALRLLIKTVGPERCLFGSECPGVGSKVAGDDGRTMDHIAPIIAGFDWLSDAEKKMIFEDNARRVFRLDV; this is encoded by the coding sequence ATGATCATCGATTGCCACGGGCATGTCAGCGCCCCGACCGAACTGTGGGCCTACAAGGCGGGCGTGCTGTCGCACCGCGGCAGCCACGGGCGCGGCAAGGTCAACGTCAGCGACGACGATATTCGCCGCGCGGCGAACAAGAAGGAAATGGCGCCGTGCGGCCATCTCGACATGCTGCATCGGCACGGCACCGACTTGCAGCTGATTTCACCACGCCCGTTCCAGATGATGTCCAGTTTCGAACCGGCGCGCGCGGTTCACTGGTTCGTGGAGGAGTGCAACCTCATCATCCATCGCCAGATGGGCCTGTTTCCCGACATGTTCGTCGGCGTGTGCGGCTTGCCGCAGGTCGCGGGCGAGCCGATCGAGAATACGCTGCCCGAACTCGAACGCTGCGTGTCGCTGGGCTTCAAGGGCTGCCTGCTCAATCCCGATCCGTACGAAAATACCGGCACGCATCCTCCAGGCCTCGGTGAGCGCTATTGGTATCCGCTCTACGAGAAACTGTGCGAACTCGACCTGCCTGCGCACATCCACGCGACCGGATCGCGCGCCGACCGAGAACCCTATTCGCTGCACTTCATCAACGAGGAGACGACGGCGGTCTTCAACCTGGTCAATTCGGACGTGCTGGTCGATTTCCCCGACCTGAAGATCGTCGTCAGCCACGGCGGCGGCGCGATCCCCTATCAGATCGGCCGGTTCGAGGCGGGATCGATCAATCCGGGTTCGACCTGGCGGTTCTCCGAACGGATGCGCAAACTGTATTACGATACGGTGCTGTACAGCGAGGAGGCGCTGCGCCTGCTGATCAAGACGGTCGGCCCCGAACGTTGCCTGTTCGGATCGGAATGCCCCGGCGTCGGGTCAAAAGTGGCCGGCGACGACGGTCGCACGATGGACCACATCGCCCCGATCATCGCCGGATTCGACTGGCTGAGCGATGCGGAAAAGAAGATGATCTTCGAGGACAATGCGCGGCGGGTGTTCAGGCTCGACGTCTGA
- a CDS encoding flavin-dependent oxidoreductase produces MATAAPLKIAIVGGGIAGLALALGLHRHGIAAQVYEAAPEIAEIGVGITLLPHGMREIALLGLADEMLAAGIENRESAFFNRFGQKLYAEARGKYAGYPHREVGINRGRLHGILLATVRQRLGVDAVVCDHQFVGLDQSGSAVTLHFRATSDGSSCAPVTADIVIACDGINSAVRRLFYPQETVAFTGINTWRGVTRRKPILGGRTYMRIGSIRTGKIVVYPIADEDSGNQLINWIAEIETGSNHRNDWNQQGDRRDFLPIYESFKFDWLDVGQLIRDADTVLEYPMVDKDPVDRWTFGRVTFAGDAAHPMYPRGSNGSAQALIDVRTLADLLAAHDDPRAAFAAYEAERRPTTAEIVRTNRVSPPDIINLRVEELVGDRPFDDLDDYISQAELRRLSDQYKRIAGFSVLEGTRT; encoded by the coding sequence ATGGCGACCGCAGCACCGCTGAAGATCGCGATCGTCGGCGGCGGCATCGCGGGCCTCGCGTTGGCGCTGGGACTTCACCGTCACGGCATCGCAGCGCAGGTCTATGAGGCGGCACCCGAGATCGCGGAAATCGGCGTCGGCATCACGTTGCTGCCGCACGGCATGCGGGAAATCGCGCTGCTCGGCCTGGCGGACGAGATGCTCGCCGCGGGCATCGAGAATCGGGAGAGCGCGTTCTTCAACAGGTTCGGGCAAAAGCTGTATGCCGAGGCGCGCGGCAAATATGCGGGATATCCTCATCGCGAGGTCGGCATCAATCGCGGCCGGTTGCACGGCATTCTCCTGGCAACAGTGCGCCAGCGTCTCGGCGTTGACGCGGTCGTCTGCGATCATCAATTCGTCGGGCTTGATCAGAGCGGGTCCGCAGTCACGCTGCATTTCAGGGCGACGTCAGACGGGTCGTCGTGCGCGCCGGTCACGGCCGACATCGTCATCGCCTGCGACGGCATCAACTCCGCGGTGCGCCGCTTGTTCTACCCGCAAGAAACGGTCGCCTTCACCGGCATCAACACGTGGCGCGGGGTCACGCGACGCAAGCCGATCCTGGGCGGCCGCACCTATATGCGGATCGGGTCGATCAGGACCGGTAAGATCGTGGTCTATCCGATCGCCGACGAGGATTCGGGTAACCAGCTGATCAACTGGATCGCCGAGATCGAAACCGGCAGCAATCACCGCAACGACTGGAACCAGCAGGGCGACCGGCGCGACTTCCTGCCGATCTACGAAAGCTTCAAGTTCGACTGGCTGGACGTGGGGCAATTGATCCGCGACGCCGACACCGTCCTGGAATATCCGATGGTCGACAAGGATCCGGTCGATCGGTGGACGTTCGGCCGAGTGACGTTCGCCGGCGATGCGGCGCATCCGATGTACCCGCGCGGATCGAACGGGTCAGCGCAGGCGCTGATTGACGTGCGCACGTTGGCCGACCTGCTGGCGGCGCATGACGATCCGCGCGCGGCGTTCGCCGCCTATGAAGCGGAACGGCGGCCCACGACCGCCGAAATCGTGCGCACCAACCGGGTCAGCCCGCCCGACATCATCAACCTGAGGGTCGAGGAACTGGTCGGTGATCGCCCGTTCGACGATCTCGACGACTACATCTCCCAAGCGGAATTGCGCCGGCTGTCGGATCAATACAAGCGCATCGCGGGCTTCAGCGTGCTGGAGGGGACGCGCACCTGA
- a CDS encoding MarR family winged helix-turn-helix transcriptional regulator, whose protein sequence is MTDDRNPAERSLDELYRRPGFLLRRAHQISVALFLEEAAGLALTTTQYGAMVVLRARGSLDQVGIATLVGIDRSTTALVVGKLEEAGYIERRDDAVDKRRKIITLSAAGHAMLERVSQPAARARERALEPFSSKDAARFLALLERFVTAFNEQTRAPIHAGTGEKRPKRVVKPKAAPRS, encoded by the coding sequence GTGACGGACGATCGGAACCCGGCGGAGCGTTCGCTGGACGAGCTTTACCGGCGGCCGGGGTTCCTGCTGCGCCGGGCGCATCAGATCAGCGTCGCGCTGTTTCTGGAAGAAGCCGCCGGACTTGCGCTCACCACCACGCAATATGGCGCGATGGTCGTGCTGCGCGCGCGCGGGAGCCTGGATCAGGTCGGGATCGCGACCTTGGTCGGGATCGACCGTTCGACGACCGCACTGGTCGTCGGCAAGCTGGAGGAAGCGGGCTATATCGAGCGCCGCGACGACGCGGTCGACAAGCGCCGCAAGATCATCACCTTGTCAGCGGCCGGGCACGCCATGCTGGAGCGCGTGTCGCAACCCGCAGCGCGCGCCAGAGAACGCGCGCTGGAGCCGTTTTCGTCAAAGGACGCCGCCAGGTTCCTCGCCTTGCTGGAACGGTTCGTCACCGCGTTCAACGAACAGACCCGCGCCCCGATTCACGCAGGGACCGGCGAAAAGCGGCCCAAACGCGTCGTCAAACCAAAGGCGGCGCCGCGTTCCTGA